A window of the Fulvia fulva chromosome 3, complete sequence genome harbors these coding sequences:
- a CDS encoding Peroxisomal hydratase-dehydrogenase-epimerase, whose protein sequence is MSEQLRWDGQTVVVTGAGNGLGKAYALFYASRGANVVVNDLGGSFKGEGGGQTAAQAVVDEITKAGGKAVANYDDVQNGENIIKTAIDNYGRIDVLINNAGILRDVSFKNMKDDDWDLIMKVHVIGAYKCARAAWPHFRKQKYGRVISTASAAGLFGSFGQCNYSAAKLAQVGFTETLAKEGAKYNILCNTIAPIAASRLTATVMPKEVLDMLKPEWIVPLVAVLTHKSNTKESGGIFELGGGHIAKYRWERSRGALLKADNSFTPGALLAKWSDIEDWSKPQHPTGPNDFMALLEDAQKLPANPKAQELDFKGKVAVITGGGAGLGRLYSLNFAKYGASVVVNDLADPEPVVQEIKKMGGQAVGVRCSAEDGDKVVKAAIDAFGRIDVLVNNAGILRDKSFHNMDDKMFNQVLDVHLRGTYKATKAAWPYFLKQKYGRVINTTSTSGIYGNFGQANYAAAKCGILGFSRALAREGKKYNIFVNTIAPNAGTNMTRSVMPEEMVQAFKPDYVVPVVLIMASDKMPSEPTGRLFESGSGWVGETRWQRTPGAQFPVDEQLTPEAVVAAWDKISNFDVAGTDNPHDVPFANNKIMGNFENRKNKGSSDDGDNEDWNAKIAEAKKAKAEGTDFSYDERDVILYNLGIGAKRTDLDYVFEGADNFQALPTFGVIPPFNVETPYSLSDIVPNFSPNMVLHGEQYLEIRSFPIPTEADLICHPTLVEVQDKGKSAVVVQGSITKDKKSGKEIFYNESTAFLRGSGGFGGQKQGGDRGAASKVHTPPKRNPDAVVEEKTSEDLAAIYRLSGDRNPLHVDPDFAKVGGFDVPILHGLCSFGIAGKAVLKTFGEFKNIKVRFAGIVLPGQTLVTEMWREGNLVVFQTKVKETGKLAIAGAGAEVREGGKPKL, encoded by the exons ATGAGCGAACAGCTAAGATGGGACGGCCAGACCGTCGTGGTCACTGGCGCCGGAAATGGACTGGGAAAGGCATACGCTCTGTTCTATGCCAGCAGAGGAGCTAACGTCGTGGTCAACGACCTCGGTGGCAGCTTCAAGGGTGAGGGTGGTGGCCAGACT GCTGCGCAAGCAGTGGTCGACGAGATCACCAAGGCAGGCGGCAAGGCTGTAGCCAACTACGACGATGTCCAGAACGGCGAGAACATCATCAAGACCGCCATCGACAACTACGGACGAATCGATGTGCTCATCAACAACGCCGGCATTCTCCGAGATGTGAGCTTCAAGAACATGAAAGATGACGACTGGGACTTGATCATGAAGGTGCACGTTATCGGTGCTTACAAGTGCGCGAGAGCAGCATGGCCACACTTtaggaagcagaagtacGGTCGCGTGATAAGCACTGCATCTGCGGCAGGCCTCTTTGGCAGCTTCGGACAGTGCAACTACTCGGCGGCCAAGCTGGCGCAAGTAGGCTTCACAGAGACTCTGGCAAAGGAGGGTGCCAAGTACAACATCCTTTGTAACACGATTGCACCAATCGCGGCCTCGCGTCTGACTGCGACAGTCATGCCAAAGGAGGTTCTGGACATGCTCAAGCCCGAGTGGATCGTGCCACTTGTCGCTGTCCTCACACACAAGTCGAACACCAAGGAGTCGGGCGGCATCTTCGAGCTCGGCGGCGGTCACATTGCAAAGTACCGATGGGAGCGCTCCAGGGGTGCTCTGCTCAAGGCAGACAACTCTTTCACACCAGGTGCTCTGCTCGCGAAGTGGAGTGACATTGAGGACTGGTCGAAGCCACAGCACCCAACAGGACCCAACGACTTCATGGCACTTCTCGAGGACGCACAAAAGCTGCCAGCCAACCCGAAGGCCCAAGAGCTGGACTTCAAGGGCAAGGTCGCAGTCATCACTGGTGGTGGTGCCGGTCTTGGTCGCCTCTACTCGCTGAACTTTGCCAAGTATGGTGCATCTGTCGTGGTCAACGATCTCGCAGATCCTGAGCCTGTTGTTCAGGAGATCAAGAAGATGGGTGGCCAGGCAGTGGGTGTACGATGCAGCGCTGAGGACGGCGACAAGGTCGTAAAGGCAGCAATCGATGCTTTCGGCCGCATCGACGTTCTCGTCAACAACGCAGGTATCCTGCGCGACAAGTCTTTCCACAACATGGATGACAAGATGTTCAACCAAGTGCTGGACGTCCATCTCCGGGGCACATACAAGGCCACCAAGGCTGCTTGGCCATACTTCCTCAAGCAGAAGTACGGCCGTGTCATCAACACGACCTCAACTTCTGGTATCTACGGAAACTTCGGCCAGGCCAACTATGCAGCGGCGAAGTGCGGTATTCTCGGTTTCTCGCGTGCGCTGGCTCGTGAGGGCAAGAAGTACAACATTTTCGTCAACACAATCGCACCAAACGCCGGCACGAACATGACCCGCTCCGTCATGCCAGAGGAGATGGTGCAAGCATTCAAGCCAGATTACGTTGTGCCTGTTGTGCTCATCATGGCATCCGACAAGATGCCAAGTGAGCCAACCGGTCGTTTGTTCGAGAGCGGATCTGGATGGGTTGGCGAGACCAGGTGGCAGCGGACACCAGGTGCTCAGTTCCCTGTCGATGAGCAGCTGACCCCAGAAGCTGTCGTGGCAGCGTGGGACAAGATCTCAAACTTCGACGTAGCCGGCACCGACAATCCACATGATGTCCCATTTGCAAACAACAAGATCATGGGTAACTTTGAGAACAGGAAGAACAAGGGCAGCTCAG ACGACGGCGACAACGAAGATTGGAACGCAAAGATCGCAGAAGCAAAGAAAGCCAAGGCAGAAGGCACAGACTTCTCCTACGATGAGCGCGATGTAATCCTCTACA ACCTAGGCATCGGCGCCAAACGCACCGACCTCGACTACGTCTTCGAAGGCGCCGACAACTTCCAAGCCCTCCCCACCTTCGGCGTCATCCCCCCCTTCAACGTCGAAACCCCCTACTCCCTCTCCGACATCGTCCCCAACTTCTCGCCCAACATGGTCCTGCACGGCGAGCAATACCTCGAGATCCGCTCCTTCCCGATCCCAACCGAGGCAGACCTCATCTGCCACCCCACGCTCGTCGAGGTCCAAGATAAAGGCAAGAGCGCCGTGGTCGTGCAGGGCAGTATTACCAAGGACAAGAAGAGCGGGAAGGAGATTTTCTATAATGAGAGTACGGCTTTCTTGAGAGGGTCGGGAGGTTTCGGTGGGCAGAAGCAGGGGGGTGATAGAGGTGCTGCGAGTAAAGTCCACACTCCACCTAAGCGCAACCCAGACGCTGTGGTAGAAGAGAAGACCAGTGAAGACCTCGCAGCGATCTATCGTCTCTCCGGTGACAGGAATCCGCTACACGTTGACCCTGATTTCGCCAAAGTTGGAGGCTTTGATGTGCCAATTCTCCACGGCCTCTGCTCGTTTGGAATTGCGGGTAAGGCGGTGCTGAAGACGTTTGGGGAGTTTAAGAACATCAAGGTCCGGTTTGCGGGCATTGTGCTGCCGGGTCAGACGCTTGTGACGGAGATGTGGAGGGAGGGAAATCTTGTCGTGTTTCAGACGAAGGTTAAGGAGACGGGTAAGTTGGCGATTGCGGGTGCTGGTGCTGAGGTGAGGGAGGGTGGGAAGCCGAAGTTGTAG